aGGGTTTTGTCAGCCATGTGAGGTATATTTACACTGCACAATTGTTCCTCAAACTGAGTTTCCGGCCACGGTGCTGTCTGGCTTCCCACAGGCTGACTCCGGTGCTCAAGCACCATCACAAAACACGCTGAACCAGGTGCAGGAGCAAGTCAACGATGTCAAGGTCATACTGAAAGACAACATCAACAAAGTCTTGGAAAGAGACACTCGATTAAATGATCTCATTGACAAAACCGATGATCTCCAGGCAACAGTAagtttttaaaatcaaaacTAAACAGGTCTACAGCTCCTATTGATTTCTTGTATTTTTCTTTGCCTAATTTGATATAAAATTGTGGCCACACGGTAGAAGTGGGTAACAGGTTATTATCTACATAATCATAAAAAACATGCATATGTTGAATTGGTTTTGATTCTGGTCATGAAgctgttttctaaaaaaaagGTTTTCTGTGAGTAGAGGAAGAATAGTTACACCAGAACTAAAATATAGCTTGCAAATTATAACTTGCAAAATTTCTCACCTGACCAAAGAGTATGaatcttgttttatttcatcTAATTTTCCCACTGTTCCTCCTGGTAAGGATCACAGTTTATAGAAATTTATTCAGAGACTAAAAATAACTTATAACACAATGTCCTTCTAGTAAGCAACTCCAAAGAAAGGGTTGTCAGCaccaatgaaaaaaaaatctaaaa
This is a stretch of genomic DNA from Paramormyrops kingsleyae isolate MSU_618 chromosome 7, PKINGS_0.4, whole genome shotgun sequence. It encodes these proteins:
- the LOC111835579 gene encoding vesicle-associated membrane protein 8; translated protein: MADSGAQAPSQNTLNQVQEQVNDVKVILKDNINKVLERDTRLNDLIDKTDDLQATADSFQKTSTRVARKYWWRNTKMMIIIGVIVLTIVIIIILLATGVIPS